One window of the Esox lucius isolate fEsoLuc1 chromosome 8, fEsoLuc1.pri, whole genome shotgun sequence genome contains the following:
- the pde4dip gene encoding myomegalin isoform X5 codes for MLDVKMKEVCRICARELCGNQRRWIFHPASKLNLQVLLSHVLGRELTRDGRGEFACSKCAFMLDRMYRFDTVIARVEALSLERMHKLLLEKDRLRQCIGGLYRKNNLELQAQDEAVMEMEIRATGTRGTEGGGQAEVDSSVMDLSSLTEARYSALLQNDLAYSVHECWADKKDEQNSAPEAQRQHHHPQCPGLEALSGQRPRRCRGCAALRVADSDYEAVCKVPRRVGRRSTSCGPYTRYAGGAAGGEETSTASTHTPPQAPGMDTESDRTLCDADPESMTLSPGSSAESLDTTVDAARPCDTHRAEEEEKEREEGEKAQGGSAAGLTLELALSLMRNWEYKPLKSPQGSKLPVLIKPKLETSPSGLPRSLQTPDYELYSHPTISELLTPGSQHELHTELSEMEEQWLDDYVQCGPFRFQQKLLDEQQNQLSQYESAAGQCVTKLQKAQLQVHTLQAKIRESEAMNQNLQVRMGDMECELLLVREEAQRLERNILNLTDTVNSKQTEAGELYQVIEEQNNMLCSLKELADRHQLQTSQVSGVEMGRVQGQVLALQGSLFQAQLELQAGRRAQVQATKREEDLARALTRLEADFQRAAEHRHSTEQHNQDLHLALENARSELQQVEEQLSEMDGERQKEKEEMGSTIQELRTSLQGKEQLVQEYSKLLGQQHEPGEKRDSLLAKLRERIKERDRALERAVDDKFRRVEEKEGETRRLQLLLRDKERDLERQRCVLSNNQETITSLELLLRGKGLELQQVSEAWTSLQRHHEESQERHIRSLRERDALISQLQNALRARTKEAEDLTEALLSKVKPGPSEMVEELKARLSLKEKLFQELLSDHGRLVQEHHSQVQELLDTIAARDRYIKDSAGRLGMVMTEQTGRLQELRRQLTSRSRTYVSQLGVRGPDPQETGPDLQETSPDLQALQEELRLALMREREAQAELTALRTQGTAQPVERQAEFREFSSDEEDDDVNSEYADSMEVEESKVTALTLNTMQKSERCGAPGNGKSSLDTVGVEGGQAQGLVEVKHLVHQKMVVERELQELKAQLMKAGFSSLSQMRKALYSLHNENEELKSHQAARPPETDHRDEQRLTEEDDDDEELDVEEEEEELCGDDLWEGWEDERLSQEEHNNPGPTLRDPGLGKRDYARPVSLDLGALLSLSTQDNEEKEGGGEAGVSKQSPTETVMVEKAVRLQLESKELQERLMVSEATVQAQAEQLKDYRDLLTETSVQHDSKQVQVDLQDMGYETCGRSENEAEREETSSPEFDDLEMCTSLECGGSQWWPVAVRPEEPGPPAPTSEAADIASLQQLVEDLRSQLSHSQTVIRSLQGRLRSLSTSSDPFGPSNGLSNPRKVNWSFQFQASPSQSSPEDDEGWESSGGGLGPSLRQPKPDKDLQELESRIGAIEDQLRKDKGTPVGTPVGTPGHQEEGRAVTWPGPGKFDTLIQAQARELSHLRQRMREGLGVCHILTQHLGDTTKAFEELLRANDIDYYMGQSFREQLAQSSSLAQRASIKISGRDHPEIPDDKTGTELLAIRLSKELQQKDKTIEALRAKLNLNQPRFDTPCSSHALSDTTDQSDRISFVSDEHASTNEDLELCSEMDAASEYGQEDRQTSSRASTGSHCSSVLTSLQPSVPPSVTPSHAQQSSVSCPSMQRSGDTQGQTGFAVPPAKTFGGFPASAHCHPQTSSGYPPQALSYHTSHPSPLKGPNTDHVSLSANPASMTGASLLESGALWDMGYGTRLARIGAADLSSGSSGYQSGTSHTECGQHLDVRFGVGSDLMKEHLREIRSLRQRLEDSIQTNERLRQQLEEKLAIPAREKCAPTNIYIQGLDSVNQLSSEIRVLKEENLNLQARLQQASREGSKEVAQLREAALLGRARVKEAELETEQWAEQVRRLQTQTQAQTLEISQLRQDKQSHQEAVNRLQHEVKVLQQQLCESRVLVHSLQYELQMYRGDRHVPKTTRADVGSHPAESAPFHPRDLHVQLEQQLTSGTRPPAARKQLFDNAALSPPVRDTGLFSPPSPHSPTLKPQEVDSSPRGQAPDGSFANRNGCHVVGHIDDFRALQQQILEGRIHVGKMETTLQATVNCPLLELSQDKAGNPGSVRSLLTSTKTLWQILEEASSLLRMFWRAALPINEGGSPRSTKKELSLKEEVHTLRRRVSEQEEALRDAMETLKSSNRTKDSMEHFIVSQLSRTKDVLKKARTNLEENDDRLSSLGITPTPPLLFLLLFLLPLVGENPRFNCDLIRAAGCGVMKLQTPTVPWPDTQGLTQGS; via the exons ATGTTGGACGTGAAAATGAAGGAAGTGTGTCGGATCTGTGCTCGTGAACTCTGCGGTAACCAACGGCGGTGGATCTTTCACCCAGCCTCCAAACTCAATCTGCAGGTGCTGCTGTCTCATGTTCTGGGCAGAGAGCTGACCCGCGACGGCAGGGGGGAGTTTGCCTGCTCCAAGTGTGCCTTCATGCTGGACCGCATGTACCGATTCGACACGGTGATCGCGCGCGTGGAGGCCCTATCCCTGGAACGCATGCACAAGCTGCTGCTGGAGAAGGACCGACTGAGACAGTGTATAGGAGGCCTTTATCGaaagaacaacttggagctccAAGCCCAGGATGAGGCTGTCATGGAGATGGAGATCAGGGCTACTGGGAccagggggacagagggaggagggcaGGCTGAGGTTGACTCATCCGTGATGGACCTCTCCTCCCTGACGGAAGCCAGGTACAGTGCTTTGCTCCAGAACGACCTGGCCTACTCTGTGCACGAGTGCTGGGCAGACAAAAAGGACGAGCAGAACTCTGCTCCAGAGGCCCAACGCCAGCATCATCACCCCCAGTGCCCAGGGTTGGAGGCTCTGTCGGGGCAGCGACCCAGGCGTTGCAGGGGCTGTGCGGCTCTGCGTGTGGCCGACTCCGACTACGAGGCTGTGTGTAAGGTACCTCGGCGGGTAGGCAGGAGGAGCACTTCGTGCGGACCCTATACCCGCTACGCAGGCGGTGCTGCAGGGGGCGAGGAGACCTCCACCGCGTccacccacacccccccccaggCCCCAGGCATGGACACGGAGAGTGACCGGACCCTTTGCGATGCGGATCCGGAGAGTATGACCCTCAGCCCAGGCTCGTCGGCCGAATCTCTGGACACAACCGTGGACGCGGCTCGACCTTGCGACACGCACCGagcggaggaagaggagaaggagcgagaggaaggagagaaggcCCAAGGAGGCTCAGCTGCCGGCCTGACCCTGGAGCTGGCTCTAAGCCTAATGAGAAACTGGGAGTACAAACCTCTCAAGTCCCCTCAAGGCAGCAAGCTCCCGGTTCTGATAAAACCCAAACTGGAAACAAGCCCCTCGGGTCTACCTCGGTCCCTCCAGACCCCAGACTATGAGCTCTACTCCCACCCTACCATCTCAGAGCTGTTGACCCCTGGCAGTCAGCATGAGCTGCACACAGAACTGTCCGAgatggaggagcagtggctggATGACTATGTCCAGTGCGGGCCATTCCGCTTCCAGCAG AAGCTGCTGGATGAGCAGCAGAACCAGCTGTCCCAGTATGAGAGTGCTGCGGGTCAGTGTGTTACAAAGCTCCAGAAGGCCCAGCTCCAGGTGCACACTTTACAGGCCAAGATCAGAGAGAGCGAGGCCATGAACCAG AACCTGCAGGTGCGTATGGGGGACATGGAATGCGAGCTGCTCCTGGTCAGAGAGGAGGCCCAGAGACTGGAACGAAACATTCTCAACCTCACTGACACAGTCAACAGCAAGCAGACTGAG GCAGGAGAGTTGTACCAGGTGATAGAAGAGCAGAACAACATGCTGTGTTCTCTCAAAGAGCTGGCCGACCGACACCAGCTCCAGACGTCACAG GTCTCGGGTGTAGAGATGGGACGAGTGCAGGGGCAGGTCCTGGCTCTCCAGGGCTCTCTCTTCCAGGCGCAGCTGGAGCTGCAGGCAGGTAGGAGGGCCCAGGTTCAGGCTACCAAAAGGGAGGAAGACCTGGCCCGAGCCCTGACACGCCTAGAGGCAGACTTTCAACGAGCCGCGGAGCACCGACACAGCACTGAGCAACATAACCAG GACTTGCATCTCGCGCTGGAGAACGCTCGCTCAGAGCTGCAGCAGGTAGAAGAACAACTTagtgagatggatggagagagacagaaagagaaggaggagatggggagCACCATCCAAGAGCTACGGACGTCGCTTCAGGGCAAAGAGCAGCTGGTGCAG gagTACTCTAAGTTGTTGGGCCAACAACACGAgccaggagagaagagagactcCCTGCTGGCCAAACTGAGGGAGCGCATCAAGGAGAGAGACCGAGCGCTGGAG CGGGCGGTGGACGACAAGTTCCGCCgcgtggaggagaaggagggcgAAACGCGGCGTCTGCAGCTGCTGCTCcgggacaaagagagagacctggagaggcaaCGGTGTGTGCTGTCAAACAACCAGGAGACCATCACG AGTCTGGAACTGCTGCTCCGTGGGAAGGGGCTGGAGTTGCAGCAGGTGTCCGAGGCTTGGACGAGtttacagcgccaccatgaggaaaGCCAGGAGAGACACATCCGtagcctgagagagagagacgcgctCATCAGCCAGCTGCAGAATGCCCTACGTGCACGGACCAAGGAGGCTGAG GACCTGACTGAAGCCCTGCTCAGTAAGGTGAAGCCAGGTCCCAGTGAGATGGTGGAGGAGCTGAAGGCCCGCCTCTCTCTGAAGGAGAAACTGTTCCAGGAACTGCTGTCTGACCACGGCCGGCTAGTCCAGGAGCACCACTCCCAGGTCCAGGAGCTGCTCGACACCATCGCAGCAAGAGACCGGTACATCAAG GACTCGGCAGGTCGTCTGGGTATGGTGATGACTGAGCAGACTGGACGTCTCCAGGAGCTACGCAGACAGTTAACCTCACGCTCCCGGACCTACGTGTCCCAGCTAGGTGTCCGTGGTCCAGACCCCCAGGAGACCGGCCCAGACCTCCAGGAGACCAGCCCAGACCTCCAGGCCTTGCAGGAGGAGCTGCGTCTGGCCCtgatgagggagagggaggctcAGGCTGAGCTCACAGCCCTCAGGACCCAGGGCACAGCCCAACCAGTCGAGAGGCAGGCAGAGTTTCGAG AATTCTCCTCAGATGAAGAGGATGATGATGTTAACAGCGAATATGCAGACAGCATGGAGGTAGAGGAATCGAAGGTGACAGCTCTAACCTTAAATACCATGCAG AAGTCAGAGCGTTGTGGAGCACCTGGGAATGGGAAATCCTCCCTGGACACTGTGGGAGTCGAAGGAGGCCAGGCCCAGGGGCTGGTGGAGGTGAAACACCTGGTGCACCAgaagatggtggtggagagggagCTGCAGGAACTCAAGGCTCAGCTGATGAAGGCTGGCTTCTCCTCGCTCTCCCAGATGAG GAAAGCTCTCTACAGCCTACACAATGAGAACGAGGAGCTGAAGTCTCACCAGGCAGCCAGACCGCCAGAGACCGACCACAGGGATGAGCAGAGACTCACTGAAGAAGACGACGATGACGAAGAGTTGGATgtcgaggaggaggaagaggagctatGCGGGGATGATTTGTGGGAGGGCTGGGAGGATGAGCGTCTTTCCCAGGAAGAGCACAATAACCCCGGGCCCACCCTAAGAGATCCTGGCCTGGGGAAGAGAGACTACGCTAGGCCTGTCTCTCTGGACCTGGGAGCCCTGTTATCCCTCTCCACACAG GATAATgaggagaaggaaggaggaggggaggcTGGTGTAAGCAAACAGAGCCCCACGGAGACAGTGATGGTTGAGAAGGCTGTGCGTCTACAGCTGGAGAGCAAGGAGCTGCAGGAGAGACTCATGGTGTCTGAGGCCACGGTACAAGCTCAGGCTGAACAGCTCAAAGACTACAGAGACCTGCTGA CGGAGACCTCCGTGCAGCACGACAGTAAGCAGGTGCAGGTGGATCTACAAGATATGGGCTATGAGACGTGTGGTCGTAGTGAGAACGAGGCTGAGAGGGAGGAGACCAGCAGCCCGG AGTTCGACGATCTGGAAATGTGCACGTCCTTGGAGTGCGGTGGCTCCCAGTGGTGGCCTGTCGCCGTGCGTCCCGAGGAGCCCGGTCCTCCGGCACCGACCTCGGAGGCGGCTGACATCGCCTCCCTCCAACAATTGGTCGAGGACCTTCGCTCGCAGCTCTCCCACTCCCAGACGGTGATCCGGAGCCTCCAAGGCCGCCTGcgctccctctccacctccagcGACCCCTTTGGCCCCTCCAACGGCCTTTCCAATCCCCGCAAAGTCAATTGGAGCTTCCAGTTCCAGGCCTCGCCCTCTCAGAGCAGCCCGGAGGATGACGAGGGCTGGGAGTCCTCCGGCGGGGGACTGGGACCATCCCTGCGGCAACCCAAACCTGACAAGGACCTCCAGGAGCTGGAGTCCCGTATTGGCGCCATCGAGGACCAACTGAGGAAGGACAAAGGGACCCCAGTAGGGACCCCAGTAGGGACCCCGGGGCATCAGGAGGAGGGCAGGGCTGTCACCTGGCCTGGGCCGGG TAAGTTTGACACCCTGATTCAGGCCCAGGCTCGTGAGCTGTCCCACCTGCGCCAGAGGATGCGTGAGGGGCTCGGTGTGTGCCACATCCTGACCCAGCATCTGGGTGACaccaccaaagcctttgaggaGCTGTTGCGTGCCAACGACATTGACTACTACATGGGCCAGAGTTTCAGAGAACAGCTGGCCCAGAGCAGCTCGCTGGCACAGAGAGCCAGCATTAAAATCAGCGGAC GGGATCATCCAGAGATACCTGATGACAAGACTGGCACAGAGCTGCTCGCCATACG gctGAGTAAGGAGCTCCAACAGAAGGATAAGACCATCGAGGCACTCCGTGCCAAACTCAATCTAAACCAGCCACGTTTTGACACACCCTGCAGTAGCCACGCCCTCTCCGACACCACTGACCAATCGGACCGCATTTCCTTTGTGTCTGACGAGCATGCCTCCACCAATGAGGACCTGGAGCTATGCTCTGAAATGGATGCAGCCAGCGAGTATGGGCAGGAGGACAGACAAACCTCCAGTAGAGCTAGTACAG GTTCTCACTGTAGCAGTGTCCTCACATCACTCCAACCATCCGTTCCTCCATCCGTCACGCCATCCCACGCACAACAGTCCTCTGTCAGCTGTCCCAGCATGCAGCGGTCaggggacacacagggacagacag GTTTCGCAGTTCCACCAGCCAAGACGTTTGGAGGCTTTCCTGCGTCGGCCCACTGCCATCCCCAGACGTCCTCCGGTTACCCTCCTCAGGCTCTGTCCTACCAcacctcccatccctctcctctcaAGGGTCCCAACACTGACCATGTTAGCCTCAGTGCTAATCCTGCCTCGATGACGGGTGCTAGTCTACTGGAGAGCGGGGCATTGTGGGACATGGGCTACGGGACTCGTCTGGCGAGAATTGGCGCTGCTGACCTTTCGTCCGGGTCGTCAGGTTACCAGTCTGGCACGAGTCACACAG AATGTGGTCAGCATTTGGATGTGCGTTTCGGGGTAGGTTCTGACTTGATGAAGGAGCACCTGCGTGAGATCCGGAGTCTACGGCAACGCCTGGAAGATTCCATCCAGACTAACGAGCGCCTCAGACAGCAGCTGGAGGAAAAGCTGGCCATCCCGGCCAGAGAGAAAT GTGCTCCTACCAACATTTACATCCAGGGCTTGGACTCTGTCAACCAGCTGTCCAGTGAAATCAGAGTTCTGAAAGAGGAGAACCTCAACCTACAGGCCAGACTCCAGCAGGCCAGCAGAG AGGGCAGTAAAGAGGTAGCGCAGCTGCGGGAGGCGGCACTGTTGGGGCGTGCCCGGGTGAAAGAGGCGGAGTTAGAGACCGAGCAGTGGGCAGAGCAGGTCAGGAGGCTGCAGACACAAACTCAGGCTCAGACCCTAGAGATCAGCCAACTGAGACAGGACAAACAGAGCCACCAGGAGGCCGTCAACAG GTTGCAGCATGAGGTGAAAGTATTGCAGCAACAGTTGTGTGAGAGCCGCGTCCTGGTCCACTCTCTACAGTATGAGCTCCAGATGTACCGCGGAGACCGCCACGTCCCCAAGACAACACGCGCAGATGTAGGGTCACACCCAGCGGAATCTGCGCCGTTCCACCCCAGGGACCTGCATGTTCAGCTGGAACAGCAGTTGACCTCCGGGACACGTCCTCCTGCAGCCAGGAAACAGCTCTTTGACA ACgccgctctctctccccctgtcagAGACACTGGACTCTTCAGCCCCCCTTCTCCTCACTCCCCCACCCTGAAACCCCAGGAGGTTGACTCTTCTCCCAGGGGCCAGGCTCCCGACGGCTCCTTTGCGAACCGCAATGGCTGCCACGTTGTGGGGCACATTGATGACTTCAGAGCCTTACAGCAGCAGATCCTGGAGGGACGCATCCACGTTGGCAAAATGGAGACTACCCTCCAGGCCACGGTCAAttgtcccctgctggagctcaGCCAGGACAAG gcCGGGAACCCAGGCAGCGTGAGGAGTCTTCTGACTAGCACTAAGACCCTGTGGCAGATCCTGGAGGAGGCAAGCTCCCTGCTCAGAATGTTCTGGAGGGCAGCACTCCCGATTAATGAGGGGGGGTCCCCACGGAGCACCAAGAAG GAGCTGTCTTTAAAGGAGGAGGTCCACACACTGCGTCGGCGAGTCTCAGAGCAGGAGGAGGCCCTGAGGGACGCCATGGAGACACTGAAGAGCTCCAACCGCACCAAAGACAGCATGGAACATTTTATCGTCAGCCAAT TGTCAAGAACAAAGGACGTCTTGAAGAAAGCACGAACAAACTTAGAG